The proteins below come from a single Agromyces flavus genomic window:
- a CDS encoding TOBE domain-containing protein, which translates to MTRFRISEAAALLGVSDDTVRRWADQGRLELGRGANGMQVVDGAELARLLAEQPEGGALADAFPLARASVRNRFVGLVTAVRRDGVMAQVELRAGPFRIVSLMSREAADELGLEPGMLAAASAKATVVSIELPQRADP; encoded by the coding sequence ATGACTCGGTTCCGTATCAGCGAGGCGGCCGCGCTGCTCGGCGTGAGCGATGACACGGTGCGCCGCTGGGCCGACCAGGGCCGCCTCGAGCTCGGCCGTGGAGCCAACGGCATGCAGGTCGTCGACGGCGCGGAACTCGCACGCCTCCTCGCCGAGCAGCCCGAGGGCGGCGCCCTCGCCGACGCGTTCCCCCTCGCCCGCGCGTCGGTGCGCAACCGCTTCGTCGGCCTCGTCACCGCGGTCCGCCGCGACGGGGTGATGGCGCAGGTCGAACTGCGTGCCGGCCCGTTCCGCATCGTCTCGCTCATGAGCCGCGAAGCCGCCGACGAGCTCGGCCTCGAACCCGGCATGCTCGCGGCCGCGAGCGCGAAGGCGACCGTCGTGTCGATCGAGCTGCCGCAACGGGCCGACCCGTGA